One genomic region from Vibrio cyclitrophicus encodes:
- the rnhB gene encoding ribonuclease HII — translation MAVKEKKELPPFEYPEGYQLFAGVDEVGRGPLVGDVVTAAVILDPNNPIEGLNDSKKLSEKKRLALLPEIKEKALAWSVGRCSPQEIDELNILQATMVAMQRAIAGLNIQPDMALIDGNRVPELPMDGMAIVKGDLRVAEISAASIIAKVVRDQEMEELDKIHPEFGFAKHKGYPTKAHFEAIEKHGVTEHYRKSFKPVKRILGID, via the coding sequence ATGGCAGTAAAAGAGAAAAAAGAACTTCCTCCTTTTGAGTATCCTGAGGGTTACCAGTTGTTTGCTGGTGTGGATGAAGTGGGGCGTGGGCCATTGGTTGGTGATGTAGTGACGGCTGCGGTTATTCTTGATCCAAATAATCCAATTGAAGGCTTGAACGACTCCAAAAAACTGTCTGAAAAAAAACGCCTTGCTTTACTTCCTGAAATCAAAGAAAAAGCGTTGGCGTGGTCTGTTGGTCGCTGTTCTCCTCAAGAGATTGATGAACTTAATATTCTGCAAGCAACCATGGTAGCGATGCAGCGTGCCATTGCCGGACTTAATATTCAGCCCGATATGGCATTAATCGATGGTAACCGTGTTCCTGAACTGCCGATGGACGGTATGGCTATTGTAAAGGGTGACTTACGAGTCGCTGAAATCAGTGCGGCGTCTATTATTGCTAAAGTGGTCCGTGATCAAGAGATGGAAGAACTTGATAAGATCCATCCCGAATTTGGTTTCGCTAAACATAAAGGTTACCCAACTAAAGCGCATTTCGAAGCAATTGAAAAACACGGCGTAACCGAACATTACCGTAAGAGCTTCAAACCAGTAAAACGTATTTTAGGTATCGATTAA
- the dnaE gene encoding DNA polymerase III subunit alpha, which produces MSDPKFVHLRVHSDFSMVDGLSKVPPLVKKVAEMGMPALALTDFTNLCGLVKFYGTAHGCGVKPIIGADFVMQSPEFGDELTKLTILATDNKGYNNLTLLISKAYLRGHVQHQPVLDKEWLIEHAEGLIILSGAKDGEIGKALLKGNRELVASSVEFYKTYFADRFYLELIRTGRPDEESYLHFALELAEQEDLPVVATNEVVFLTEDLFDAHEIRVAIHDGFTMVDPRRPKNYSAQQYLRSEEEMCELFSDIPEALENSVEIAKRCNVTVRLGEYFLPNFPTEGLAIEDFLIKKSEEGLERRLEFLFPDEKIRAERRPEYDERLKIELEVVNNMGFPGYFLIVMEFIQWSKDNDVPVGPGRGSGAGSLVAYALDITDLDPLEYDLLFERFLNPERVSMPDFDIDFCMDKRDQVIDHVAEMYGRDAVSQIITFGTMAAKAVIRDVGRVLGHPFGFVDRISKLVPPDPGMTLEKAFLAEPALPELYDGDEEVRELIDKCRILEGCTRNAGKHAGGVVISPTTITDFAPIYADAEGNFPVTQFDKNDVETAGLVKFDFLGLRTLTIIDWALGLVNPRLAKEGKDPVRIESIPLDDQASFNLLQNSETTAVFQLESRGMKDLIKRLQPDCFEDIIALVALFRPGPLQSGMVDNFIDRKHGREAVSYPDETWQHESLKETLEPTYGIILYQEQVMQIAQILAGYTLGGADMLRRAMGKKKPEEMAKQRGTFKEGAEANGVDGELAMKIFDLVEKFAGYGFNKSHSAAYALVSYQTLWLKTHYPAEFMAAVMTADMDNTEKVIGLVDECFRMKLKLLPPDINSGLYRFNVDEDGAIVYGIGAIKGVGEGPIEAIIEARNKGGYFKDLFDFCARLDLKKVNKRVIEKLILSGALDRLGPHRAAMMASLKDAVKAASQHHHAESFGQSDMFGVLTDAPEEVEHKYTQVPKWPEKVWLEGERETLGLYLTGHPVNAYIKELAKYTSCRLKDATPTRRDQSLTIAGLVIAARVMTTKRGTRIGLMTLDDRSGRMEVMLFSDALDRYAELLEKDKIVVVSGQVSFDDFNGGLKMSAREVMDLGSAREKYARGVSISIDQSQINGQFFERFGQILEPYRAGTVPVNVYYQRADARARLTLGTEWRVTPSDTLLDELKQLLGNSQVELEFN; this is translated from the coding sequence ATGTCAGATCCAAAATTTGTTCACCTACGCGTACACAGTGACTTTTCGATGGTGGATGGCCTATCTAAGGTGCCACCATTAGTAAAAAAAGTAGCTGAAATGGGTATGCCTGCTCTAGCACTTACCGACTTTACCAACCTTTGTGGCTTGGTTAAGTTTTACGGTACTGCCCATGGGTGTGGGGTTAAACCTATTATTGGTGCGGACTTCGTTATGCAGTCTCCAGAATTTGGTGACGAGTTAACAAAGTTGACAATACTGGCCACGGATAACAAGGGTTACAACAACCTTACTTTATTGATCTCGAAGGCCTATCTTCGTGGTCATGTACAGCATCAACCTGTTCTCGATAAAGAATGGTTAATTGAGCATGCAGAAGGCCTGATTATTTTATCGGGTGCCAAAGATGGTGAGATTGGCAAAGCGTTACTGAAAGGTAACCGTGAACTTGTCGCGAGCAGCGTTGAGTTTTACAAAACGTATTTCGCAGATCGTTTTTACCTTGAGCTTATTCGTACCGGGCGTCCGGATGAAGAGTCTTACCTGCACTTTGCATTAGAACTGGCAGAGCAAGAAGATTTGCCTGTTGTTGCGACGAATGAAGTGGTGTTCCTAACCGAAGATCTTTTTGACGCTCACGAAATCCGCGTAGCGATCCACGACGGTTTTACAATGGTTGATCCACGTCGACCAAAAAACTACAGCGCACAGCAATACCTTCGTAGCGAAGAAGAGATGTGCGAGTTGTTCTCTGATATCCCTGAAGCTCTGGAAAACAGTGTCGAGATTGCTAAGCGTTGTAATGTAACCGTTCGCCTTGGCGAATACTTCTTGCCTAACTTCCCAACCGAAGGTTTAGCGATTGAAGACTTCCTGATTAAGAAGTCAGAAGAAGGTCTTGAGCGTCGTTTAGAGTTTCTATTCCCTGACGAAAAAATCCGAGCAGAGCGTAGGCCTGAGTACGATGAGCGCCTCAAAATTGAACTTGAAGTTGTCAATAACATGGGGTTCCCAGGCTACTTCTTGATTGTTATGGAGTTCATCCAGTGGTCCAAAGACAACGATGTACCTGTTGGTCCTGGCCGTGGTTCTGGTGCTGGTTCTTTGGTGGCTTATGCATTGGATATCACCGATCTTGACCCACTTGAATACGATCTACTTTTTGAACGTTTCTTGAACCCAGAACGTGTATCGATGCCCGATTTTGATATCGATTTCTGTATGGATAAGCGTGACCAAGTCATTGATCACGTTGCAGAAATGTATGGCCGTGATGCTGTTTCGCAGATCATCACCTTCGGTACCATGGCAGCGAAAGCGGTAATTCGAGATGTAGGTCGTGTGTTAGGCCACCCATTTGGCTTTGTTGACCGAATTTCTAAGCTAGTTCCGCCTGACCCGGGTATGACGCTAGAGAAAGCCTTCCTCGCTGAACCCGCATTACCTGAACTCTATGATGGTGATGAAGAAGTTCGTGAGCTGATTGATAAATGTCGAATTCTAGAAGGTTGTACACGAAACGCTGGTAAGCACGCTGGGGGGGTTGTAATCTCACCCACCACGATTACTGACTTTGCACCTATTTATGCCGATGCGGAAGGTAACTTCCCAGTAACGCAATTCGATAAGAATGACGTAGAAACCGCTGGCTTGGTTAAGTTTGACTTCTTGGGGTTGCGTACCTTAACTATTATCGATTGGGCATTGGGCTTAGTGAATCCACGTTTGGCAAAAGAGGGTAAAGATCCGGTTCGTATCGAGTCGATTCCTCTTGATGACCAAGCGTCGTTTAACTTATTACAAAATTCTGAAACGACGGCGGTATTCCAGCTGGAATCTCGCGGTATGAAAGACCTGATCAAGCGTCTACAGCCCGACTGTTTTGAAGATATCATCGCATTAGTGGCCTTGTTCCGTCCGGGCCCTCTTCAATCAGGTATGGTAGATAACTTTATCGACCGTAAACATGGACGAGAAGCAGTATCTTACCCCGATGAAACGTGGCAACACGAGTCGTTAAAAGAAACATTAGAACCGACTTACGGCATCATCCTGTATCAAGAACAGGTAATGCAAATCGCTCAGATTCTGGCGGGTTATACGCTTGGTGGAGCCGATATGCTGCGTCGTGCGATGGGTAAGAAAAAGCCTGAAGAGATGGCAAAACAGCGCGGTACCTTTAAAGAGGGTGCTGAAGCTAACGGTGTTGATGGCGAATTGGCCATGAAGATCTTTGACTTGGTAGAGAAGTTTGCGGGCTACGGCTTCAACAAATCTCACTCGGCTGCCTACGCATTGGTTTCTTATCAAACACTATGGCTGAAAACGCACTACCCAGCGGAATTTATGGCGGCGGTAATGACCGCAGATATGGACAACACGGAGAAGGTTATTGGCCTTGTTGATGAGTGTTTCCGTATGAAGCTTAAGCTTCTTCCACCTGATATCAATTCAGGCCTATACCGATTCAATGTCGATGAAGACGGAGCGATTGTTTATGGTATTGGTGCGATAAAAGGGGTGGGTGAAGGCCCTATTGAAGCGATTATTGAAGCGCGCAATAAGGGCGGTTACTTTAAAGATTTATTCGACTTCTGTGCGCGTCTTGATCTGAAGAAGGTTAACAAACGTGTTATCGAAAAGTTGATTCTATCTGGAGCCTTAGATAGATTAGGTCCTCACCGTGCTGCGATGATGGCGTCATTGAAAGATGCAGTTAAGGCTGCAAGCCAACATCACCATGCTGAGTCGTTTGGTCAATCCGACATGTTTGGTGTGTTGACTGATGCTCCAGAAGAGGTTGAACACAAGTATACTCAAGTACCTAAATGGCCTGAAAAAGTTTGGCTTGAAGGTGAGCGAGAAACACTGGGTTTGTATTTAACGGGTCACCCGGTGAATGCTTACATCAAAGAGTTAGCAAAATACACCAGCTGTCGTTTGAAAGATGCTACGCCAACGCGTCGTGACCAATCATTAACGATTGCAGGCTTGGTCATTGCTGCTAGGGTCATGACCACGAAACGCGGTACACGAATCGGTTTAATGACACTTGATGACCGATCTGGCCGAATGGAAGTGATGTTGTTCTCTGATGCACTCGATCGCTACGCAGAATTGCTCGAAAAAGACAAAATTGTGGTCGTTTCTGGACAGGTCAGCTTTGATGACTTCAACGGTGGGCTTAAAATGTCCGCGCGCGAGGTCATGGACTTAGGAAGCGCCCGTGAAAAATATGCTCGTGGGGTATCGATATCTATCGATCAATCCCAGATTAATGGTCAATTTTTTGAACGCTTTGGTCAAATCTTAGAACCTTATAGAGCCGGAACGGTCCCAGTCAATGTATACTACCAACGTGCCGACGCTAGAGCGCGGTTAACATTGGGCACAGAATGGCGTGTGACGCCAAGTGATACATTACTAGACGAATTAAAACAGCTGCTTGGAAATAGCCAAGTAGAACTCGAATTTAACTAA